From Pigmentibacter ruber, a single genomic window includes:
- a CDS encoding CobW family GTP-binding protein has translation MAQQQKEYPVTVVTGFLGSGKTTLLNRMLQENHGKKIAVILNEIGDVNLDSELVVQSIGEELKIMNNGCVCCTVRGDLTKICLDLIKKKINFDHVVIETTGMADPSPVAQTFFMDENLRKYFYLDAVVTVVDAKHIDQNLSEIKETQDQIGFADVILLNKIDTIDEKRILEVENKIKTINPIAKLFKTVNSNVQIGEVLAINAFDLQARIEINPEITKEYHEHSHDDAIQSIYLEETRPLDIEKINRFMQLVLNELGNQVLRYKGILYIKNESKRIVFQGVHTTMGSNEDREWLPSEEKKTRIVFIGRHLPKDVLEEGISLCVAK, from the coding sequence ATGGCACAGCAACAAAAAGAATATCCTGTTACGGTAGTTACTGGATTTCTAGGATCTGGAAAAACTACTCTGTTAAATAGAATGCTACAAGAAAATCATGGAAAAAAAATAGCGGTAATTCTGAATGAAATTGGTGATGTTAATTTAGACTCTGAACTGGTTGTTCAAAGCATTGGTGAAGAATTAAAAATTATGAATAATGGCTGTGTTTGCTGCACAGTTCGTGGAGATCTCACTAAAATTTGTCTTGATTTAATTAAAAAGAAAATTAATTTTGACCATGTTGTAATTGAAACTACTGGTATGGCAGATCCAAGCCCTGTTGCACAAACATTTTTTATGGATGAAAATCTTCGTAAATATTTTTATCTGGATGCTGTTGTAACAGTTGTAGATGCGAAACATATAGATCAAAATTTGTCTGAAATTAAAGAAACACAGGATCAAATAGGCTTTGCTGATGTTATTTTATTAAATAAAATTGATACAATTGATGAGAAAAGAATTCTAGAAGTAGAAAATAAAATAAAAACAATTAATCCAATAGCAAAACTTTTCAAAACTGTAAATTCAAATGTACAAATAGGGGAAGTTCTTGCCATAAATGCATTTGATCTTCAGGCTAGAATAGAAATCAATCCTGAAATAACAAAGGAATATCATGAACATTCTCATGACGATGCCATTCAAAGTATTTATCTTGAAGAAACAAGACCGCTAGATATTGAAAAAATAAATCGCTTTATGCAACTTGTATTAAATGAATTAGGTAATCAAGTCTTAAGATATAAAGGAATATTATATATAAAGAATGAATCTAAAAGAATTGTTTTTCAAGGCGTGCATACCACCATGGGAAGTAATGAAGATAGAGAATGGCTTCCATCTGAAGAAAAGAAAACAAGAATTGTCTTTATTGGTCGCCATTTACCTAAAGATGTTTTGGAAGAAGGAATTTCTCTTTGCGTAGCTAAGTAA
- a CDS encoding EcsC family protein: MAEKLNESLILKTLDWAYEKALTQNLPGLDSAFILAEEYLKQEGSLEEKIDSLIRWQNTKAASWGFLTGLGGIVVIPVTLPSNIAGVSFLQIRMIAAIAIMNGYDVHDDRVKTMVLACLCGSAGAEILKKAGVNLGTKVLHNVIQNISKETIMRLNKAIGLSLLSRFGGKSVINFGKAVPLLGGVIGGAFDGITTNAIGDIAKKAFLKNIKETNVT, encoded by the coding sequence ATGGCTGAAAAATTGAATGAATCATTAATTTTAAAAACATTAGATTGGGCATACGAGAAAGCCCTCACACAAAATTTACCTGGACTGGATAGTGCTTTTATTTTGGCAGAGGAATATTTAAAACAAGAAGGTTCCTTAGAAGAAAAAATTGATAGTTTAATCCGCTGGCAGAATACAAAAGCAGCTTCATGGGGTTTTTTAACTGGACTAGGTGGTATTGTAGTTATTCCAGTAACCCTACCTTCTAATATTGCTGGAGTATCTTTTTTGCAAATCAGAATGATAGCTGCAATTGCAATTATGAATGGCTATGATGTGCATGATGATCGTGTGAAAACCATGGTTCTTGCATGTTTGTGTGGTTCTGCTGGCGCAGAAATATTAAAAAAAGCGGGTGTTAATTTAGGAACAAAAGTTTTACATAATGTGATTCAAAATATTAGTAAAGAAACAATAATGCGCTTGAATAAAGCTATTGGTTTAAGTTTGTTATCTAGATTTGGGGGAAAAAGTGTTATAAATTTTGGGAAAGCTGTTCCGTTATTAGGTGGTGTTATAGGCGGTGCTTTTGATGGAATTACCACAAATGCTATAGGTGATATAGCAAAAAAAGCATTCCTTAAAAACATTAAAGAAACAAATGTTACTTAG
- a CDS encoding thioredoxin domain-containing protein, with the protein MLKQNKLFYISIYLLGIFSGFALFLTYQFIQNKYSSNQNRIVKKIVKIGDSVWTSADLPNDLILEYANIENNIYNAEKRFADHLALRIILAKEQNKRVDKNYIPTLFDLIKFNQASEDDALIYYNKMVKEHGVNVFSGQGFEKIKTQIQFQLNYEKMNLISDKKISELYNNGKYISYVSKPLGNPLLFDISVFPNRGNSNTNISLISILDYTNPKSIELENKVEDIYKKYGKKVNFINIPYTSSINSLSGFFAKGAFCAQEQGNDKYWSYSRKVLTFTSKNNENENLKNDEIKNKVLSIANNAKLDINNFNTCLDSKKVNDKLILIQNKLYSTNGFQGNPTIYLNKRELNFSLNELDDRIKNEIN; encoded by the coding sequence ATGTTGAAACAGAACAAATTATTTTATATTTCTATATATCTTTTAGGAATTTTCAGTGGCTTTGCTCTTTTTTTAACTTATCAATTTATTCAAAATAAATATTCTTCCAATCAAAATAGGATAGTAAAAAAAATAGTAAAGATTGGTGATAGTGTATGGACAAGTGCAGATTTACCAAATGATTTAATTTTAGAATATGCAAATATTGAAAATAATATTTATAATGCTGAAAAAAGGTTTGCAGATCATTTAGCTTTAAGAATTATACTTGCAAAAGAACAAAATAAAAGAGTAGATAAAAATTATATTCCAACTTTATTTGATCTTATAAAGTTTAATCAAGCTAGTGAAGATGATGCTCTTATATATTATAATAAAATGGTTAAAGAACATGGAGTCAATGTATTTTCTGGACAAGGATTTGAGAAAATTAAGACGCAAATTCAATTTCAATTAAATTATGAAAAAATGAATTTAATATCAGATAAAAAAATATCTGAACTATATAACAATGGAAAATATATATCATATGTTAGTAAACCTTTAGGTAATCCTTTGCTTTTTGATATAAGTGTTTTTCCAAATAGAGGTAATAGTAATACTAATATATCACTAATTAGTATTCTTGACTATACAAACCCTAAAAGTATTGAGTTAGAAAATAAAGTAGAAGATATTTATAAAAAATATGGCAAAAAAGTTAATTTTATAAACATTCCTTACACATCAAGTATAAATTCTTTAAGCGGTTTTTTTGCCAAAGGAGCTTTTTGTGCTCAAGAACAAGGTAATGATAAATACTGGAGTTATTCTAGGAAAGTTCTTACTTTTACTTCTAAAAATAATGAAAATGAAAATTTGAAAAATGATGAAATTAAAAATAAAGTATTAAGTATTGCTAATAATGCAAAACTTGATATAAATAATTTTAATACCTGCTTAGATTCCAAAAAAGTTAATGACAAACTGATTTTAATTCAAAATAAATTGTATTCTACAAATGGTTTTCAAGGGAATCCGACTATATATTTAAATAAAAGAGAATTAAATTTTTCTTTGAATGAATTAGACGATAGAATAAAAAATGAGATAAATTGA